The DNA sequence TCTCAATGACATTTTTAAGAGCATTAAGTTCCGATGCCGCCTGCTGCCTGAAAGCATCTATGGCAAAAAACGTGTCAAGATTGGCCCTGTATAAGCTCTCGTCTTCGGCGCCCTCAATCTTGATATCGTAATCGGATACTATGTCTAAATATTCTTCGCCGGATATTTTGCCTTCTTTTAAATAGTCTTCGGCAACGCTCTGCCTGCGTTCACTACCCGCGTAGGAACGCAGATATGAAAGATTAACATTGCCCCAGCCGCCTTCCACCATAATCAGCTTCAGTTGGTTTTCATTAATAAGCGATTCCAGAATTTTGCTTAAGTTTTTCTGCGCCTCATAGTTTGTGTGTATGTCCTGTATGTGGATTACGGTCCCGGCCGACGCGCCAGCAGCCGTATAGCTTTCAACTATATGGCCAGCGCCCTCTGGTATAACTATCGGGATAGGCATGGGCTTAACCCCGGAGGGGTCTTGCGCTCCGGTGGGAACAGCCTGCGGAAGGTCCGTCACGGAAGCCCGCGGCCGGTCCGCGTTATTTTTGTGACCTGGTCCGGAAAAACGTCCGGCAATCACCCATGCTATAACAACAAAAACGACAAACACAGCCAACCCGATAATGCCCGCCCGCTTATATTGTCTATTCATTTTTTAACCCTATAAAAGTATATGGTGACCCCAGCGGGACTCGAACCCGCGTAAACGGCTCGAAAAGCCGTTGTCCTAACCGCTAGACGATAGGGCCACACATGTCTTGTAAATTATTCACCATCTTCGGCAACCACAGAGGCCACGGCCGACACCTTGTCCTTGCCGCCCTTTAGTGATATAACGCACACCCCCTGCGTTGAGCGCCCGCTCAACCTTATACCCTGCACGGGGGTCCTTACAATCGCTCCGCTTTCGGTAATTAACATGACCTCATCTTTATCGGTCACCGCGCGCACAACCACGGCAAGACCGGTCTTGTCTGTTGTTTTGATATTGATAATACCTTTCCCGCCGCGCGCTTGCAACCTGTATTCTCCAAGGGGCGTCCTTTTGCCAAAACCTTTTTCTGAAATTGTCAAAAGGGCCGCTCCCGCGCGCGCAACCGCCATGCCGATAACAATGTCTTTACCCTCCAGAGATATGCCGCGCACGCCCTGTGCAGACCGGCCCATGTTCCTTATAGAACTGGATTTAAACCTAATGGCCTTGCCGTCTCTGGTGGCTAATATGATGTCGTCTTTGTCTTCCGTGCAAGCCGCTTCAATCAAATGATCCCCTTTTTCAATCGTTATACCTATAATCCCGCCCTTACGGGTATTGGCATACGCTGCGAGTTCGGTCTTTTTGACCACACCATGTTCTGTGGCCATAAAAATATAACCGCCCTTGTTAAAATCTTTTACGCGGACAAAAGCGCTGACAGATTCACCGGGAGCGAGCTGTAAAACGTTGACAATCGCCTTGCCTTTAGACGCTCTGCCCGACTGCGGAATTTCGTGTACCTTTAACATATAGGCCTTGCCTATATTGCTAAAAAATAATATATACTCATGCGTGGTAGCAATAAACAGGTGTTCAGCAAAGTCTTCTTCTTTTAATTCCGCGCCTACCACGCCCTTGCCTCCGCGTTTTTGACGCCGGTAAGCGCTGACCGGTAAGCGTTTGATGTAGCCGCCGTGGCTGATTGTTATAACCACGTCTTCATCAGCTATCAGATCTTCTATTTTGAGATCATCTAACTCCGCGACAATATCAGTGCGCCTGTCATCGCCATACTTTTTTTGCATTTCCAACAATTCGGTTTTTATAATAGAGAGAACCTTGGTATCGCTGGCTAATATCGCTTCGTACTCCTGTATTTTTTTCAGTAGTTCTACATACTCCGCTTCTATTTTGCCCCGCTCAAGAGCTGTCAGGCGCTGTAATTGCATTTCAAGTATGGCCTGCGCCTGCCTGGGGCTTAATTCAAAATTGTCTATAAGGGCCTGTTTAGCGGTGTGGGTGTCTTTGGCAGAGCGGATTGTTTTAATAATCTTTTCTATGTGATCAAGCGCTATCTTTAATCCTTCAAGTATATGAGCCCTGTCCTGGGCCCTGCGCAATAAGAAGTCTGTCCTCCTCCTGATAATATCCTTGCGATGCTCAATATAAAGGTCAAGCATCTGGCGCAGGTTCAAAACCCTCGGCTGGTTATTCACCAGGGCTAACATAATAATACCGAATGTTGAAGCAAGCTGGGTATGTTTATACAGTTGGTTCAATATCACCTGTGCGGGATAATCGCGCTTTAATTCTATCACAATCCTGATGCCTTCCTTGTCTGATTCATCGCGTATGTCCGATATACCGTCAATACGCTTATCGGATACAAGGTTGGCGATGGATTCTATCAGGTTTGTTTTATTCACCTGGTACGGCAACTCTGTCACAATGATAGCGCTTTTGCCGGATTTTTGTTCTTCTATTTGGGCCCTGGCGTGCAACTTAATAATACCGCGGCCGGTCTCATAAGCGCTTTTTATACCGCTTCTGCCGCAGATGGTAGCTCCCGTAGGAAAATCAGGGCCTTTTATGATTTTCATAAGCCCGCTTAAATCAACCTGCGGCTCATCAATTACCTTGATCAGGGCGTTTACCGTTTCGCTAAGATTATGCGGAGGCATATTCGTCGCCATGCCGACAGCTATTCCGCTACAGCCGTTAACCAGCAGTGTCGGCAAAGCGGACGGCAAGATAACCGGCTCAGTCAGCGATTCATCAAAATTTGGGACAAAATTAACCGTTTCCTTGTCTATGTCGGCGAGCAATTCATCGGCTATAGATGCCATGCGTGCTTCAGTATATCGCATGGCCGCGGCGGGATCTCCGTCAATAGAGCCCCAGTTGCCCTGGCCATCCACAAGCGGATAGCGCAAAGAAAAATTCTGGACCATGCGCACCAGCGCGTCATATACGGAAGCATCGCCGTGAGGATGATACCTGCCCAGGCAATCGCCCACTATACGCGCGCTTTTTTTATAAGGCTTGGACCTTTGCAGATTCAGACCATGCATAGCATAAAGTATTCTGCGTTGGACAGGCTTCAAACCGTCCCTGGCGTCCGGTAAGGCGCGGCCCACGATAACGCTCATAGCGTAATTAATATAAGAATCCTTTATCTCGTCTTCAACATAACGCTTTGTTA is a window from the Candidatus Omnitrophota bacterium genome containing:
- the gyrA gene encoding DNA gyrase subunit A translates to MYTQGEKITKRYVEDEIKDSYINYAMSVIVGRALPDARDGLKPVQRRILYAMHGLNLQRSKPYKKSARIVGDCLGRYHPHGDASVYDALVRMVQNFSLRYPLVDGQGNWGSIDGDPAAAMRYTEARMASIADELLADIDKETVNFVPNFDESLTEPVILPSALPTLLVNGCSGIAVGMATNMPPHNLSETVNALIKVIDEPQVDLSGLMKIIKGPDFPTGATICGRSGIKSAYETGRGIIKLHARAQIEEQKSGKSAIIVTELPYQVNKTNLIESIANLVSDKRIDGISDIRDESDKEGIRIVIELKRDYPAQVILNQLYKHTQLASTFGIIMLALVNNQPRVLNLRQMLDLYIEHRKDIIRRRTDFLLRRAQDRAHILEGLKIALDHIEKIIKTIRSAKDTHTAKQALIDNFELSPRQAQAILEMQLQRLTALERGKIEAEYVELLKKIQEYEAILASDTKVLSIIKTELLEMQKKYGDDRRTDIVAELDDLKIEDLIADEDVVITISHGGYIKRLPVSAYRRQKRGGKGVVGAELKEEDFAEHLFIATTHEYILFFSNIGKAYMLKVHEIPQSGRASKGKAIVNVLQLAPGESVSAFVRVKDFNKGGYIFMATEHGVVKKTELAAYANTRKGGIIGITIEKGDHLIEAACTEDKDDIILATRDGKAIRFKSSSIRNMGRSAQGVRGISLEGKDIVIGMAVARAGAALLTISEKGFGKRTPLGEYRLQARGGKGIINIKTTDKTGLAVVVRAVTDKDEVMLITESGAIVRTPVQGIRLSGRSTQGVCVISLKGGKDKVSAVASVVAEDGE